Proteins encoded together in one Calonectris borealis chromosome W, bCalBor7.hap1.2, whole genome shotgun sequence window:
- the LOC142074864 gene encoding AT-rich interactive domain-containing protein 3A-like: MVENPSLAAKPALPAAPPRGPGAAVGLRLAAVMESLQRQQAARLARSPDGAPRWPPAEPGPPPAAPRRRPAPGPRPPPAAAGEEEEEEEEEEEEDEGEPRDPLPPPHHEWTYEEQFKQLYELDEDPKRKEFLDDLFGFMQKRGTPVTRIPIMAKQVLDLYMLYRLVTDKGGLVEVINKKIWREITKGLNLPTSITSAAFTLRTQYMKYLYPYECEKQALSSPRELQAAIDSNRREGRRQTLGTVLFNYLPAGTPTLLGSPKMPLPSLSISTHSCGQLSQLHTIKKEDSMLAAPVPGSIAIPVGLASHHLAAAQAAATSQVAVPEQLREKLEAGEPPEKKVALTVEEQQWLVQHALQHNLLAVASQFPMNVKISNRDDRQQTALNLSTNGISSINMSIEINGVVYTGILFACQPLASPAPSGRSTQSQPNPLPALNPLLPAPLHSHTPASASP; the protein is encoded by the exons ATGGTGGAAAACCCCAGCCTGGCGGCCAAACCCGCCCTG ccggccgccccgccgcgggggccgggggcggcggtggggctgCGCTTGGCGGCGGTGATGGAGAGCCTGCAGCGGCAGCAGGCGGCCCGCCTGGCCCGCAGCCCCGACGGTGCTCCCCGATGGCCCCCGGCcgagcccggcccgccgcccgccgccccccgccgccgcccggctcccggcccgcgcccgccgcccgccgccgcaggggaggaggaagaggaggaggaagaggaggaggaggaggatgaaggggAGCCCCGCGACCCACTGCCCCCCCCGCACCACGAGTGGACCTATGAGGAGCAGTTCAAGCAG CTCTACGAACTGGATGAGGACCCGAAACGCAAGGAGTTCCTGGACGACCTCTTCGGCTTCATGCAGAAGAGAG GGACACCCGTGACCCGCATCCCCATCATGGCCAAGCAAGTGCTGGACCTGTACATGCTCTACCGGCTGGTGACGGACAAGGGTGGCCTGGTCGAAGTCATCAACAAGAAGATCTGGCGGGAGATCACCAAGGGCCTCAACCTACCTACCTCCATCACCAGTGCTGCCTTCACCCTCCGCACGCA ATACATGAAGTACCTGTACCCCTACGAATGTGAGAAGCAAGCACTCAGCTCTCCCAGGGAGCTCCAAGCTGCCATCGACAGCAACCGGCGGGAGGGACGGAGGCAGACTTTAGGCACAGTGCTCTTCAACTACTTGCCGGCTGGCACCCCAACCCTGCTGGGCTCCCCCAAAATGCCTTTGCCATCTCTCAGCATCTCCACACACAGCTGTGGCCAGCTCAGCCAACTGCACACCATTAAGAAAG AAGACAGCATGCTGGCGGCACCAGTGCCGGGAAGCATTGCTATCCCAGTGGGACTGGCCAGCCACCATCTCGCAGCAGCCCAAGCGGCAGCCACCTCGCAGGTGGCGGTGCCGGAGCAGCTGCGGGAGAAGCTGGAGGCGGGGGAACCCCCAGAGAAGAAGGTGGCCCTGACGGTGGAGGAGCAACAGTGGCTGGTGCAACACGCGCTGCAGCACAACCTCCTGGCCGTGGCCTCCCAGTTCCCCATGAACGTCAAGATCTCCAACCGAG ATGACAGACAGCAGACCGCATTGAACCTGTCCACCAACGGCATTAGCAGTATCAACATGTCAATAGAAATAAATGGAGTTGTCTACACAG GCATCCTGTTTGCCTGCCAGCCCCTGGCCTCCCCGGCACCCAGTGGAAGGAGCACCCAGAGCCAGCCgaaccccctgcctgccctgaaCCCACTGCTCCCAGCCCCCTTGCACAGCCACACTCCCGCCAGCGCCTCGCCATAG